Proteins encoded together in one Neobacillus sp. FSL H8-0543 window:
- a CDS encoding energy-coupling factor transporter ATPase, translating into MSKPIVEIRNVSFQYPGKDTKVLNEANLTVEEGDFLAIIGGNGSGKSTLCKTMNGLIPKFYVGEFEGDVVIDGLNTSEHDVATLSKSIGYVYQDFENQLLRPTVLDDASFVPLNYGFPDFKERGKWALQVTGLSHLAQEFVWQLSGGQKHLLALAGAIAMKPKVLIIDEPIAQLDPQHAKTIYHVLKTLNEEYGTTIIVIEHYTEFIATYCKQVVLMDQGRVCWKKDVREALCRVEELLTRQIFPPQVTLAAHHLNRDKAYPITLDEGIDYFSGVKSHLAPLPQRKSNDGKIPVLALKNISVRYRTLRKQTKDALHQVSTTFYKGDQVALVGNNGAGKSSLLKILGGIVKPVEGVMELSGIPLKKYTPETLSNHIAFVFQNAEEMFIDDSVRKEIEFYLKARKVENLSFVVDQILEDFDLVDFQNQDARLLSGGQQRRVSLAIGAAMRPSIIILDEPTANLDMATKNKVVLLLDRLKKHVDTIIIATHDMQLVAEWANRLLVMHEGELIADDVSDVIFKQKEILNRAGLVPPQIINLCNELNFPHCATIEMFVDSWKQAVKRGVLYGN; encoded by the coding sequence GTGTCTAAGCCAATTGTAGAAATCCGAAATGTGTCTTTTCAGTATCCGGGAAAGGACACAAAGGTTCTTAATGAAGCAAACTTAACGGTTGAAGAAGGCGATTTTCTTGCGATAATCGGTGGAAACGGTTCAGGAAAATCAACCCTTTGTAAAACAATGAATGGTCTCATCCCTAAATTTTATGTTGGTGAATTTGAGGGAGATGTAGTGATTGATGGGCTTAATACTTCTGAACATGATGTCGCAACGCTTTCGAAGTCGATTGGATATGTCTATCAGGATTTTGAAAATCAATTACTTCGTCCAACTGTTTTAGACGATGCCTCTTTTGTGCCTTTAAATTATGGTTTTCCGGATTTTAAAGAACGCGGGAAATGGGCCTTGCAAGTAACAGGTCTTTCCCATTTGGCTCAAGAATTTGTCTGGCAGTTAAGTGGCGGGCAGAAGCATTTACTTGCTTTAGCAGGTGCTATTGCCATGAAGCCTAAAGTATTGATAATCGATGAGCCGATTGCCCAGTTAGATCCACAGCATGCCAAGACCATTTATCATGTACTCAAAACCTTGAATGAAGAGTATGGGACTACGATTATCGTCATTGAACATTATACAGAGTTTATTGCAACGTATTGTAAGCAAGTGGTGTTAATGGATCAAGGAAGAGTGTGTTGGAAGAAAGATGTACGTGAGGCCCTTTGTCGTGTTGAAGAATTACTAACGCGGCAAATTTTCCCGCCACAAGTCACGTTAGCCGCTCATCATTTAAATCGTGATAAGGCTTACCCAATTACGTTGGATGAAGGTATTGACTATTTTAGTGGAGTGAAATCCCATCTTGCTCCACTACCACAACGTAAAAGCAATGATGGGAAGATACCGGTTCTCGCTTTGAAAAATATAAGTGTTCGTTATCGAACCCTTCGTAAACAAACAAAAGATGCACTACACCAGGTATCTACTACTTTTTATAAAGGAGATCAAGTAGCACTTGTAGGGAATAACGGTGCTGGAAAATCTTCTTTATTAAAAATATTAGGCGGAATTGTGAAACCAGTAGAAGGTGTAATGGAGCTTTCTGGAATTCCGTTAAAAAAATATACACCTGAAACACTATCCAATCACATTGCCTTTGTTTTTCAAAATGCAGAGGAAATGTTCATCGATGATAGTGTCAGAAAGGAAATAGAATTTTATTTAAAAGCACGAAAGGTTGAAAATCTATCGTTCGTTGTTGATCAAATTTTAGAGGATTTCGATTTAGTTGATTTCCAAAACCAGGATGCACGATTGCTGAGCGGGGGACAACAGCGACGTGTCTCCCTGGCGATTGGTGCGGCAATGCGCCCATCTATCATTATTTTAGATGAGCCAACCGCAAATCTAGATATGGCAACAAAAAATAAAGTGGTATTATTGCTCGATCGTTTAAAAAAACATGTGGATACCATTATAATAGCCACACATGATATGCAGCTTGTAGCTGAATGGGCAAATCGATTGCTGGTGATGCATGAGGGTGAATTGATTGCAGATGATGTTAGTGACGTCATTTTCAAACAAAAAGAGATTTTAAATCGTGCGGGCCTTGTTCCACCGCAAATAATCAATTTGTGCAATGAGCTTAACTTTCCACATTGTGCAACGATTGAAATGTTTGTAGATAGCTGGAAACAAGCGGTCAAGCGGGGTGTTTTATATGGAAATTAG
- a CDS encoding energy-coupling factor transporter transmembrane component T, with product MEISKFLTDKLSLEYVKGELVRTAYGIEENLLTKLDPRVLLIWYGYFAIIPWFIHSHVVLVGYLLFMVFLTYKAKVSPLILGVLGLGLLGEMAILFIISLFFGGNIETVLPMFWLSIKLGAMSLASVAVFTSLNPEKFSDALLRMGFPAQFSFSVAYGYRILPTLLEEFQQIILSYRLRGQAPTRNGLFYWRKIVYFLIVFIRSFYPLILNTAKRSRTTVEALETKGFSYGANNKEMIKLKTSYLKVTYIDYSFMMITILYLIIVHALHYVL from the coding sequence ATGGAAATTAGTAAATTCTTGACTGATAAACTTTCGCTTGAATATGTGAAAGGTGAGTTGGTGAGAACGGCTTACGGGATAGAAGAAAATCTACTAACGAAGCTGGATCCGCGCGTTCTCCTAATCTGGTATGGCTACTTTGCGATTATTCCTTGGTTTATTCATAGTCATGTTGTTCTAGTTGGATATCTACTATTCATGGTCTTTCTAACGTATAAAGCCAAAGTAAGTCCACTTATTTTAGGGGTTCTTGGGCTTGGGTTACTAGGAGAAATGGCCATTCTTTTCATCATTTCACTATTTTTCGGTGGGAATATTGAAACCGTGCTCCCTATGTTTTGGCTAAGTATCAAGCTGGGGGCAATGTCGCTTGCCAGTGTCGCCGTTTTTACGAGCTTAAATCCAGAAAAGTTCAGTGATGCGTTATTAAGAATGGGTTTTCCTGCTCAGTTTTCATTTAGTGTTGCCTATGGTTATCGAATATTACCTACTTTATTGGAAGAGTTTCAACAAATCATTTTATCGTATCGCTTGCGGGGCCAAGCACCAACAAGAAACGGCCTTTTTTATTGGCGAAAGATCGTCTATTTCTTGATCGTTTTTATCCGTTCTTTTTATCCGCTTATATTAAACACCGCGAAGCGCTCAAGAACAACAGTGGAGGCACTTGAAACAAAGGGTTTTAGTTATGGTGCCAATAACAAAGAGATGATTAAGCTAAAAACGAGTTATTTAAAAGTAACCTATATCGATTACTCGTTTATGATGATTACGATTTTATATTTAATTATCGTCCATGCTTTACATTATGTTTTATAA
- a CDS encoding PHP domain-containing protein, translated as MKFDFHTHAKLSKKADFSIAYYEEMAKQALQSGLDGLALTEHFNTSNFHEVYDRLDEHFPYVDGYYNIFGLKVFPGMEVDILEVGHILCIGDLQDIRSMREQLTDYTEERSFIRFAELLKLRSNYEMLVIGAHPFRPSTALKDLDRSLLKQLDAFDLNGKDLHTRGIEENIRDVDLLGLALDKPVVGGSDTHQFMQYGAVYTVLDKPCTNVTELKDVVLNRQFSVEVAEDLHERVSEANRLKAILKSKLEV; from the coding sequence TTGAAATTCGATTTTCACACACATGCTAAATTATCAAAGAAGGCAGATTTCTCGATAGCCTATTACGAAGAGATGGCAAAGCAGGCATTACAAAGTGGACTTGATGGTCTTGCATTAACAGAGCATTTTAATACGAGTAATTTTCATGAGGTTTATGATAGGTTAGATGAACATTTTCCTTATGTAGATGGCTATTATAATATATTTGGGTTAAAGGTATTTCCAGGTATGGAAGTTGATATTTTAGAAGTCGGCCATATTCTATGTATTGGAGATTTACAAGATATTCGATCCATGCGTGAGCAGTTAACTGATTATACAGAAGAGAGATCATTTATTCGGTTTGCTGAACTATTAAAGCTGCGGTCTAACTACGAAATGCTTGTCATTGGTGCCCATCCTTTTCGTCCATCTACGGCATTAAAGGACCTAGATCGTTCTTTGTTAAAACAGCTGGACGCTTTCGATTTAAATGGGAAGGATTTGCATACTCGTGGTATTGAGGAAAATATCAGAGATGTAGATTTGCTTGGCCTAGCACTTGATAAACCTGTTGTCGGTGGTAGTGATACACATCAGTTTATGCAATACGGAGCAGTGTATACCGTTCTGGATAAGCCCTGCACAAATGTAACAGAGTTAAAGGATGTTGTTTTAAATAGACAATTCTCTGTGGAAGTGGCAGAAGATCTGCATGAACGAGTATCCGAAGCTAATCGGTTAAAAGCAATTTTAAAGTCGAAATTAGAAGTTTAA
- a CDS encoding ABC transporter permease, giving the protein MFLKMVKNDFIRNKISTISVFVFITLAVILAASAINNIANLIQSMSELQERAVPADITQMHSGKYNQEEIDKFTEEQRENIAMQETMVLLTLDGSNIHFGKNQTMAGTVQDISFVVQNKEFDFIVDLDNEKLNVKEGFVAVPIYFMEQYDLIIGDSITVISGEYQQEFVISDYARDYEMNSSLTSSKRFVINQTDYNEMLKMLVGEPEYLIEFKLNENGDSNAVQTAYIKGGLPANGPTVGGKFFLIFNAMSDATVAMVIILISVLLIIIASLCIRLTFLATIDEDLREIGVMKAIGISKRDIKKVYLNKYRVMSLVAGIIGYLMSFAVVNLFNGNMRLYLSSDLSGNLKYGLSLIAPIFVYVMIVMYCKKVLKRIDKISAVEALRSTIMERGKNRKYSFSLLKNQFFSTNIYMGIRDVFKRFKLYSLLLFIFVVCTFIIILPLNMYNTMNSPEFSTYMGIGKSDLRIDLRKTDSITEDFKKLQEELKNDSDIEKHAAYITSSYQVENEEGSWDYINIETGDFSVFPLNYLEGSAPDSIGEISLSHANASQDGLNKKVGDEVVVKVGGTEKTLKVSGIYQDITNGGKTAKAHTSLGLNEEAVLWYIFYMDLASHVDKHVKMDYYQNAYDSAQVNDIKEYTGQTLGNIIDQMSTVVMGGIAIAFIIVILITALFLRMLLSKDTSQIAIMRSVGLTSKHIRHQYMAGTLMVLIFGIIVGVLASTYLGEFLVSMAMSTMGAAKIQFVHVGWQTWLLCPLALIVVVGFTISVCCKVTVEDDLSVVLRS; this is encoded by the coding sequence TTGTTTTTAAAAATGGTCAAGAACGATTTCATCAGGAATAAAATTTCAACTATTTCAGTATTTGTATTTATAACTCTCGCAGTTATTTTGGCAGCTAGTGCAATAAATAATATTGCCAATCTGATTCAGTCGATGTCTGAACTGCAGGAACGTGCAGTTCCAGCTGACATTACTCAAATGCATTCTGGAAAATATAACCAGGAGGAAATTGATAAATTTACAGAAGAACAGCGTGAGAATATAGCGATGCAGGAGACGATGGTTCTTCTGACTTTGGATGGAAGTAATATTCATTTTGGCAAAAATCAAACGATGGCTGGAACGGTACAGGATATTTCATTTGTTGTACAGAATAAGGAATTTGATTTTATAGTGGATCTGGATAATGAAAAGCTGAATGTAAAGGAAGGTTTCGTTGCGGTTCCCATCTATTTCATGGAACAATATGACTTAATAATAGGTGATTCGATTACGGTGATAAGTGGAGAGTATCAGCAAGAGTTTGTTATTTCAGATTATGCAAGAGATTATGAGATGAACTCATCACTAACTTCTTCGAAACGATTTGTGATTAATCAGACGGACTATAATGAAATGCTAAAAATGCTCGTAGGGGAACCAGAATATCTGATTGAATTCAAACTAAATGAAAACGGGGATTCTAATGCTGTTCAGACTGCCTACATCAAAGGAGGTTTACCAGCAAACGGTCCTACAGTCGGAGGCAAGTTCTTTCTGATATTTAATGCCATGTCAGATGCGACAGTGGCTATGGTTATTATACTGATCAGTGTACTTCTGATTATTATCGCTTCGCTTTGTATTAGACTTACGTTTCTGGCAACGATTGATGAAGATTTAAGAGAAATCGGAGTTATGAAAGCAATCGGAATATCCAAAAGGGATATTAAGAAGGTATATCTTAACAAATACAGAGTGATGTCATTAGTAGCAGGTATCATTGGCTATCTCATGTCCTTCGCAGTAGTGAATCTATTTAACGGTAATATGAGATTGTATCTATCTTCGGATTTATCAGGAAACTTAAAATATGGACTATCTCTTATCGCTCCAATATTTGTATATGTCATGATTGTGATGTACTGCAAGAAAGTCTTGAAAAGAATTGATAAGATATCTGCAGTGGAAGCATTACGTTCAACTATCATGGAACGTGGAAAGAACCGAAAATACAGTTTTTCACTGCTTAAGAACCAATTCTTCAGCACCAATATTTACATGGGAATTAGGGATGTATTTAAGCGTTTTAAATTATACAGCTTACTGTTATTTATTTTTGTCGTATGTACGTTTATTATCATTCTTCCGTTAAATATGTATAACACCATGAATTCACCGGAATTTTCAACCTACATGGGAATAGGTAAATCCGATTTGAGAATCGATCTTCGAAAGACAGATAGTATCACAGAAGATTTTAAAAAGCTACAGGAAGAATTAAAGAATGATTCGGATATTGAAAAGCATGCGGCTTACATCACAAGTTCCTATCAGGTCGAAAATGAGGAAGGTTCCTGGGACTATATAAATATCGAAACCGGAGATTTTTCCGTATTTCCATTAAATTATCTGGAAGGAAGTGCACCAGATAGTATAGGCGAAATCTCACTCTCCCATGCAAATGCGTCACAAGACGGATTAAACAAGAAAGTGGGAGATGAAGTAGTCGTAAAGGTTGGCGGGACAGAAAAAACTTTGAAAGTAAGTGGAATTTATCAGGATATTACAAATGGTGGAAAAACAGCAAAGGCGCATACCAGTCTTGGATTAAATGAAGAAGCCGTTCTTTGGTATATTTTTTACATGGATTTGGCTTCCCACGTTGATAAACACGTGAAAATGGACTACTACCAGAATGCCTATGATTCCGCTCAAGTAAATGATATCAAAGAATATACCGGACAGACACTTGGAAATATCATTGATCAGATGAGCACAGTTGTGATGGGGGGAATTGCCATTGCATTCATCATTGTTATATTGATCACTGCCCTATTCCTTAGGATGTTATTATCAAAGGATACATCTCAGATTGCCATTATGCGTAGTGTAGGATTAACTTCTAAACATATTAGGCATCAATATATGGCAGGAACATTGATGGTACTGATTTTCGGAATAATTGTTGGAGTTTTGGCTTCTACTTATTTAGGAGAATTTCTGGTAAGTATGGCAATGTCCACGATGGGAGCTGCAAAAATTCAATTTGTTCATGTTGGATGGCAGACTTGGCTGCTATGTCCGTTAGCGCTGATTGTAGTAGTTGGTTTTACAATATCTGTGTGCTGTAAGGTAACAGTTGAAGATGATTTATCTGTTGTGTTAAGAAGTTAG
- a CDS encoding ABC transporter ATP-binding protein, producing the protein MSKILEARNMIKKVELGKDHELLILKNINLEIEEGEFVSVMGPSGSGKSTLLYNISGMDRITSGSVKFKGREIGSLKEEELAKIRRETMGFIFQDINLLKNLSLIDNVMFPALVSKEADKNAVNQKAKKLLEMTGIEKLANHNITQGSGGQLQRVGICRALINDPDILFGDEPTGALDSKSTAEIMSILADINKNGTTVMLVTHDVKVAAKTERILFMVDGTIVAQKKMRKYDVQQDDSKQREESIMKWLVENGF; encoded by the coding sequence ATGAGCAAAATATTAGAAGCAAGAAATATGATCAAAAAAGTAGAATTAGGAAAAGACCATGAGCTTCTTATCTTAAAGAATATAAACTTGGAGATAGAAGAAGGTGAATTCGTATCTGTCATGGGGCCGTCTGGAAGCGGGAAATCAACACTGCTATATAATATAAGCGGTATGGATAGAATTACTTCTGGTAGTGTGAAATTTAAAGGTCGTGAAATCGGCAGTCTAAAAGAAGAAGAACTGGCGAAAATCCGACGGGAAACAATGGGGTTTATCTTTCAGGATATTAATCTATTAAAGAATCTTTCATTGATTGACAATGTGATGTTTCCTGCACTTGTATCAAAAGAAGCGGATAAAAATGCGGTAAATCAAAAAGCAAAAAAACTGTTGGAAATGACAGGAATTGAAAAGCTTGCAAATCACAATATCACTCAAGGCTCTGGTGGACAGCTGCAGAGAGTCGGCATTTGCAGAGCATTGATAAATGACCCGGATATCCTATTTGGAGATGAACCGACTGGAGCATTGGATTCCAAATCGACAGCAGAGATTATGTCAATTCTTGCAGATATTAATAAAAATGGGACAACCGTAATGCTCGTTACACATGACGTAAAGGTGGCAGCAAAAACTGAAAGAATACTGTTTATGGTAGATGGAACTATTGTCGCACAGAAGAAAATGCGTAAATACGATGTGCAGCAAGACGATAGTAAGCAAAGAGAAGAAAGTATTATGAAATGGTTAGTGGAAAATGGGTTCTAA
- a CDS encoding MoxR family ATPase gives MNPTIEKILTNIEKVMIGKRNVAELSLAALLAGGHVLLEDVPGVGKTMMVRALAKSVNANFRRIQFTPDLLPSDVTGVSIYNPKEMEFQFRPGPLMGNIILADEINRTSPKTQSALLEGMEEASVTIDGVTHKLPKPFFVMATQNPIEYEGTYPLPEAQLDRFLLKMKMGYPDIAEEMEVLNRAQKQPPIEDLYPVIDLEGLLALQQEIKQVFVDNTLKRYIVDIVNGTRSYRGVYLGASPRGSIALMKAAQAYAYMYGRDYCLPDDIQYLAPFVLSHRIILKSEAKFEGISAEEVVNQVVARIHVPVKRLVK, from the coding sequence ATGAATCCCACGATAGAAAAGATATTAACAAACATTGAGAAAGTTATGATAGGGAAGAGAAATGTTGCTGAACTAAGTTTAGCAGCCCTGCTTGCAGGAGGGCATGTGCTGTTAGAGGATGTGCCAGGTGTTGGGAAGACGATGATGGTGCGGGCACTAGCTAAGTCTGTAAATGCAAACTTTCGCAGAATCCAGTTTACCCCTGACCTGTTACCGTCGGATGTTACCGGGGTCTCGATTTATAATCCGAAGGAAATGGAATTTCAATTTCGTCCTGGTCCATTAATGGGGAATATTATCCTCGCGGATGAAATTAACCGGACATCACCAAAGACGCAGTCCGCCCTTCTTGAAGGAATGGAGGAGGCGAGTGTGACAATTGATGGTGTTACGCATAAACTGCCCAAGCCATTCTTTGTTATGGCTACCCAAAATCCGATTGAATATGAAGGCACTTACCCGCTTCCAGAAGCCCAGCTAGACCGCTTTCTATTAAAAATGAAAATGGGCTATCCTGATATTGCTGAAGAGATGGAGGTTCTGAATCGAGCGCAAAAACAACCGCCGATTGAAGACTTATATCCGGTTATCGACCTTGAAGGGCTTTTAGCTCTTCAGCAAGAAATAAAACAGGTATTTGTTGATAATACGTTAAAGCGTTATATTGTTGACATTGTTAATGGGACAAGGAGCTACCGTGGTGTTTACCTTGGTGCAAGTCCAAGGGGATCGATTGCGCTGATGAAGGCCGCTCAAGCCTATGCCTATATGTATGGTCGCGACTATTGTTTACCTGATGATATTCAATATCTGGCTCCATTTGTTTTATCGCACCGGATTATTTTAAAGTCAGAAGCAAAGTTTGAAGGAATCTCAGCAGAAGAAGTAGTCAACCAGGTGGTTGCGAGAATTCACGTACCGGTAAAAAGGCTAGTGAAATAA
- a CDS encoding DUF58 domain-containing protein — protein MRKWWSPFKKVWKFIVLLLLLLLTFSYAMFQGGFVSWFLFYSFLPFAIYSFALSFYSLSGIEVIRNIEKSTYNAGEPLRVMVTVKRRSSFPLFYLFIADQLDDILMNTHQQKKTKVLILPGFKKEFSFDYVIDKLPRGEHLFHSFTLKTGDLLGLIEKEVSYPIENKVIVYPAYTDLLYRPFENPFDQGMTASRERVQRDTSMAVGIRDYQPGDRFSWINWKASAKRNEIMTKEFEQRQSHDVFLVMDCVPDKRFEAIVSFTASMQRAVLKKGARMGLLTVSDQRSFYPLGGGEKQQQLLLFHLAKIRAKANASFDKVLETEGLFVQQTVSFLLVTTQLTKSLIEKASFLGQRKGKITLFLIKGEKEAPTSAELSLIAMANARGVRVIMVHEGDYAAAFSEVNF, from the coding sequence ATGAGAAAATGGTGGAGTCCATTCAAAAAGGTATGGAAATTTATCGTCTTACTCCTTTTACTCCTCCTAACGTTTTCCTATGCGATGTTTCAAGGAGGATTTGTCAGTTGGTTTTTATTTTATAGCTTTCTACCATTTGCGATTTATAGTTTCGCTCTCTCTTTTTATTCCTTAAGCGGGATAGAGGTGATCCGCAATATTGAAAAATCCACCTACAATGCAGGTGAACCGCTAAGGGTAATGGTAACCGTGAAGCGGAGGTCATCCTTCCCGTTATTTTACTTGTTTATTGCTGATCAACTGGATGACATCTTAATGAACACCCACCAGCAAAAAAAGACAAAGGTACTTATTTTACCGGGTTTCAAAAAGGAATTTTCTTTTGATTATGTAATTGACAAACTTCCACGCGGAGAGCACTTATTCCACAGCTTTACTTTAAAGACTGGGGATTTGCTTGGCTTAATTGAAAAGGAAGTATCCTATCCTATTGAAAATAAAGTAATCGTCTATCCTGCCTACACGGACCTCCTCTATCGTCCATTTGAAAACCCCTTTGACCAAGGGATGACTGCTTCGAGAGAACGGGTGCAGCGAGATACCTCCATGGCAGTTGGGATCAGGGATTATCAGCCAGGGGATCGTTTTTCCTGGATTAACTGGAAAGCCTCAGCTAAGAGAAATGAAATTATGACGAAGGAGTTTGAACAGCGTCAATCCCATGATGTTTTTCTTGTTATGGATTGTGTACCCGATAAGCGCTTCGAGGCAATTGTATCCTTTACAGCATCAATGCAGCGTGCCGTCTTGAAAAAAGGAGCGAGGATGGGGCTGTTAACGGTAAGTGATCAAAGGAGTTTCTATCCGCTTGGGGGCGGGGAAAAGCAACAGCAGCTGCTCCTCTTTCACCTAGCAAAAATAAGGGCAAAAGCTAATGCCTCCTTTGATAAGGTGCTAGAAACAGAGGGCCTGTTTGTCCAACAAACAGTATCGTTTTTGCTTGTTACCACCCAATTAACTAAAAGCTTGATTGAGAAAGCAAGCTTCCTCGGACAGCGAAAAGGGAAAATTACACTGTTTCTAATAAAAGGGGAGAAAGAAGCACCGACATCTGCTGAGTTGTCATTGATAGCCATGGCCAATGCACGCGGGGTAAGAGTGATTATGGTACATGAAGGTGATTATGCCGCAGCCTTTTCGGAGGTGAATTTTTAA